The following proteins come from a genomic window of Chitinivibrionales bacterium:
- a CDS encoding lipid biosynthesis B12-binding/radical SAM protein: MPSKILLISVNRCTTPYPVFPLGLAHVGAALTRAGHTVEIADCAVDAEGIGNTIKIFNPHFIGLSLRNIDDIRITNTQFFAGDLAVLAKEIRSLSKSPIIIGGSGYALYPERLLKESGADFGVKGEAEEAIAQLIAALEKKGGYENIPGLVYRNKNVIIQNAVKQCAEASVVPPLLPSNLTKFYIDKSSMLNVQTQRGCAHTCCYCTYPVIEGTAVRDKKPAAVGEELEQIKKTGARYFFIVDSVFNSSQAHVTGICEEIIKRNLNLSWGCFLRPQGLTRELTDLMAAAGLSHIEFGSDSFSDSVLSAYGKNFSFEDVFRSSEFARQARIHYAHFLIIGGPGETEDTIRESYENSKRLKKTVHFPFTGMRVYPGTPLYRRALAEHVITKDTDLLPPFFYISPYLTKDKILGLLGSFAKESKNWVIGEPPEENTKTAGKLRDRGVTGPLWEFLAR; encoded by the coding sequence ATGCCTTCAAAAATTCTATTGATCAGCGTCAACCGGTGTACTACACCCTATCCCGTTTTTCCGCTCGGGCTCGCGCATGTCGGCGCCGCGCTCACGCGCGCCGGGCATACGGTCGAAATTGCCGATTGCGCGGTTGACGCTGAGGGAATTGGCAATACAATAAAAATTTTCAATCCGCATTTTATCGGCCTTTCCCTCCGCAACATCGACGACATACGGATCACCAACACGCAGTTTTTCGCCGGCGACCTGGCCGTGCTTGCAAAAGAAATCCGTTCCCTTTCAAAATCGCCGATCATCATCGGCGGAAGCGGGTATGCGCTGTATCCCGAACGGCTTCTCAAGGAATCGGGCGCGGATTTCGGCGTCAAGGGAGAAGCCGAAGAGGCGATAGCACAACTCATCGCCGCGCTTGAGAAAAAAGGCGGCTATGAAAACATCCCCGGACTTGTTTATCGAAACAAGAATGTCATCATCCAAAACGCCGTCAAGCAGTGCGCGGAAGCAAGCGTTGTCCCTCCCCTGCTTCCATCAAACCTGACGAAGTTTTACATTGACAAAAGCTCGATGCTCAACGTGCAGACCCAGCGCGGCTGCGCCCATACCTGTTGCTACTGCACCTATCCCGTCATCGAAGGCACCGCGGTCAGGGATAAAAAACCCGCGGCTGTCGGGGAAGAGCTGGAACAAATAAAAAAAACAGGCGCGCGATATTTTTTCATTGTGGATTCCGTGTTCAACTCCTCGCAGGCGCACGTCACCGGCATCTGCGAAGAAATCATCAAACGCAACCTGAACTTGTCATGGGGATGTTTTCTGCGGCCGCAGGGACTCACCCGGGAACTCACGGACCTCATGGCGGCCGCAGGCCTGTCGCACATCGAGTTCGGCTCGGACAGTTTTTCCGACAGCGTGCTTTCTGCCTATGGAAAGAACTTTTCCTTTGAGGACGTGTTTCGCTCGAGCGAATTCGCCCGTCAAGCCAGAATCCATTACGCCCATTTCCTCATCATCGGCGGACCGGGCGAGACCGAAGATACAATCCGTGAAAGTTATGAAAATTCCAAACGCCTTAAAAAGACCGTTCACTTCCCCTTTACGGGCATGCGCGTGTATCCCGGCACGCCGTTATACCGTCGCGCGCTTGCGGAACATGTCATCACCAAAGACACCGACCTTCTTCCGCCGTTCTTTTATATTTCTCCATATTTGACAAAAGATAAAATCCTCGGCCTGCTCGGCTCCTTCGCAAAGGAATCAAAAAACTGGGTCATCGGCGAGCCGCCCGAAGAAAACACCAAGACCGCTGGGAAGCTGCGCGACAGGGGCGTGACCGGGCCGCTGTGGGAGTTTCTGGCGAGATGA
- a CDS encoding polyprenol monophosphomannose synthase: MQDDKVLIIIPTYNEKENIGLIIPEIKALLPDAHVLVVDDNSPDGTSALVKELAEKLPGIFVLDRPKKEGLGRAYVAGFTWALERKYEFVFEMDSDFSHDPKYLPDFLNAIKDNDLVIGSRYIRGVNVVNWPMFRLLLSYFGNLVARILTGVPVRDCTAGFKCFRRKVLEAIRLDEIDSSGYSFQVEVNYMTWKRGFRIAEIPIVFTDRKRGVSKMTTKIVREALILVWKLRLMSTFNRTV, translated from the coding sequence ATGCAAGACGACAAGGTTCTCATCATCATACCCACCTACAACGAAAAGGAAAACATCGGGCTCATCATCCCCGAGATCAAGGCCCTGCTGCCCGACGCGCATGTCCTCGTGGTGGACGACAATTCACCCGACGGAACTTCCGCGCTTGTCAAGGAGCTTGCCGAAAAGCTCCCCGGCATATTCGTGCTCGACCGGCCCAAAAAAGAGGGCCTTGGCAGGGCGTATGTGGCGGGATTCACATGGGCGCTTGAGCGGAAGTACGAGTTTGTATTCGAAATGGATTCTGATTTCTCCCACGATCCCAAATATCTGCCGGATTTTCTGAACGCGATCAAGGACAACGATCTCGTTATCGGTTCGCGGTACATACGGGGCGTCAATGTGGTGAACTGGCCCATGTTCAGGCTGCTCCTCAGCTATTTCGGCAACCTGGTGGCGCGCATTCTCACGGGCGTGCCGGTGCGCGACTGCACCGCCGGGTTCAAGTGCTTCCGCAGGAAGGTGCTCGAGGCCATCCGGCTCGACGAGATCGATTCGTCGGGCTATTCCTTCCAGGTCGAGGTGAACTACATGACATGGAAACGGGGCTTCAGGATCGCGGAAATTCCGATCGTATTTACTGACCGGAAGCGCGGCGTTTCGAAGATGACCACGAAAATCGTGCGCGAGGCCCTCATCCTCGTCTGGAAGCTCCGCCTGATGTCCACGTTCAACAGGACGGTGTAG